Proteins encoded in a region of the Hemiscyllium ocellatum isolate sHemOce1 chromosome 10, sHemOce1.pat.X.cur, whole genome shotgun sequence genome:
- the taf1a gene encoding TATA box-binding protein-associated factor RNA polymerase I subunit A isoform X2: MLHHQWQTAAELMTSFFQILEDNTTRKQASASKAIWTIGTAILQYHPNSCIEDVSSFARKMKSIGVKHYLKICLEHAIHLLCNGKMEEAYRELSLAETWRYGENSAAQQKVLKLIQGYRSLLDYYTWVKKNSALHEQGDAEINSGRAQEMHNYFRQASIGLRDAVENPGVWDPFILSYVNLLDFYDGFEEALAVLDNYAYNSRFPPNPNAHVYLYEFLKKHNTSAKKLIKVLRILHQLVPSHELMLEFHSLLLQSKKKKHRKEALGVLFCLLDFSTWKENYHVWKCLIKQMKKVIAEGHCDWIHEHWESRQDWWPAYHFSKFRAHRDFEQNESYASRKAMVAGILMGKGCKYFVTIYRLGYKLQEAKLKKMRQYIKNHSLPNKS, encoded by the exons ATGCTTCATCACCAGTGGCAGACTGCTGCCGAACTGATGACAAGCTTCTTCCAGATCTTAGAAGACAATACCACCAGAAAACAGGCTTCTGCTAGTAAG GCCATTTGGACGATTGGAACTGCAATACTTCAGTATCATCCCAATAGCTGCATTGAGGACGTCAGTTCATTTGCTAGGAAAATGAAGAGTATAGGAGTCAAACATTACCTGAAG ATCTGCTTGGAGCATGCTATTCACCTGCTGTGCAATGGAAAGATGGAGGAAGCCTACAGGGAATTGTCTCTAGCTGAAACATGGCGATATGGTGAAAATTCTGCAGCTCAGCAAAAAGTGCTGAAACTCATTCAGGGTTATAGGTCATTGCTTGACTATTATACATGGGTTAAAAAGAATAGTGCTCTTCATGAACAAG GTGATGCCGAAATCAATTCGGGCAGAGCGCAAGAGATGCACAACTATTTCCGACAAGCCTCCATTGGTCTACGTGATGCTGTAGAAAATCCTGGTGTTTGGGATCCCTTCATACTCAGTTATGTAAAT CTCCTTGATTTCTACGATGGTTTTGAAGAAGCACTGGCCGTGTTAGACAATTATGCTTATAATAGCAGATTTCCACCAAACCCAAATGCTCATGTATATTTGTACGAGTTCCTGAAAAAACACAATACCTCGGCTAAAAAACTGATCAAAGTACTGAGG ATCTTGCATCAGCTGGTTCCTTCCCATGAACTGATGTTAGAATTTCACTCGCTACTACTTCAATCAA AAAAAAAGAAGCATCGTAAGGAAGCACTGGGTGTCCTCTTCTGTCTTCTAGATTTTTCTACATGGAAAGAAAACTACCACGTATGGAAATGTTTAATAAAACAGATGAAGAAAGTTATAGCTGA GGGTCACTGTGACTGGATCCATGAGCATTGGGAGTCCAGACAAGACTGGTGGCCTGCATATCATTTCAGCAAATTTCGCGCACACAGGGATTTTGAACAAAATGAGAGCTATGCTTCAAGGAAAGCAATGGTTGCAGGAATCCTAATGGGGAAAG
- the taf1a gene encoding TATA box-binding protein-associated factor RNA polymerase I subunit A isoform X1, producing the protein MDDGIAELIAERDNSTDDGPVQASSSRPEICLHLPRSILQFQNIKDAKQTGFRRTVQTCLSRIEKAMLHHQWQTAAELMTSFFQILEDNTTRKQASASKAIWTIGTAILQYHPNSCIEDVSSFARKMKSIGVKHYLKICLEHAIHLLCNGKMEEAYRELSLAETWRYGENSAAQQKVLKLIQGYRSLLDYYTWVKKNSALHEQGDAEINSGRAQEMHNYFRQASIGLRDAVENPGVWDPFILSYVNLLDFYDGFEEALAVLDNYAYNSRFPPNPNAHVYLYEFLKKHNTSAKKLIKVLRILHQLVPSHELMLEFHSLLLQSKKKKHRKEALGVLFCLLDFSTWKENYHVWKCLIKQMKKVIAEGHCDWIHEHWESRQDWWPAYHFSKFRAHRDFEQNESYASRKAMVAGILMGKGCKYFVTIYRLGYKLQEAKLKKMRQYIKNHSLPNKS; encoded by the exons ATGGATGATGGGATTGCTGAGCTAATAGCAGAAAGAGATAACTCAACTGACGATGGGCCTGTTCAGGCGAGCAGTTCACGGCCAGAAATCTGTTTACACCTGCCTAGGAGTATACTTCAGTTCCAAA ATATCAAAGATGCAAAGCAAACTGGTTTCCGACGGACAGTCCAAACTTGTCTGAGTCGCATTGAGAAAGCCATGCTTCATCACCAGTGGCAGACTGCTGCCGAACTGATGACAAGCTTCTTCCAGATCTTAGAAGACAATACCACCAGAAAACAGGCTTCTGCTAGTAAG GCCATTTGGACGATTGGAACTGCAATACTTCAGTATCATCCCAATAGCTGCATTGAGGACGTCAGTTCATTTGCTAGGAAAATGAAGAGTATAGGAGTCAAACATTACCTGAAG ATCTGCTTGGAGCATGCTATTCACCTGCTGTGCAATGGAAAGATGGAGGAAGCCTACAGGGAATTGTCTCTAGCTGAAACATGGCGATATGGTGAAAATTCTGCAGCTCAGCAAAAAGTGCTGAAACTCATTCAGGGTTATAGGTCATTGCTTGACTATTATACATGGGTTAAAAAGAATAGTGCTCTTCATGAACAAG GTGATGCCGAAATCAATTCGGGCAGAGCGCAAGAGATGCACAACTATTTCCGACAAGCCTCCATTGGTCTACGTGATGCTGTAGAAAATCCTGGTGTTTGGGATCCCTTCATACTCAGTTATGTAAAT CTCCTTGATTTCTACGATGGTTTTGAAGAAGCACTGGCCGTGTTAGACAATTATGCTTATAATAGCAGATTTCCACCAAACCCAAATGCTCATGTATATTTGTACGAGTTCCTGAAAAAACACAATACCTCGGCTAAAAAACTGATCAAAGTACTGAGG ATCTTGCATCAGCTGGTTCCTTCCCATGAACTGATGTTAGAATTTCACTCGCTACTACTTCAATCAA AAAAAAAGAAGCATCGTAAGGAAGCACTGGGTGTCCTCTTCTGTCTTCTAGATTTTTCTACATGGAAAGAAAACTACCACGTATGGAAATGTTTAATAAAACAGATGAAGAAAGTTATAGCTGA GGGTCACTGTGACTGGATCCATGAGCATTGGGAGTCCAGACAAGACTGGTGGCCTGCATATCATTTCAGCAAATTTCGCGCACACAGGGATTTTGAACAAAATGAGAGCTATGCTTCAAGGAAAGCAATGGTTGCAGGAATCCTAATGGGGAAAG